The genomic interval CCATCAAATTGGAAGCAATCATCTGGTCGATTTCCTTCATGTGTTCTCATCATTGGTGTGAAGGCGCCCATTTCTGACCATCTCATTAACAATTCCTTCGAGCGTTTATTGCCGTGCAGGCTTGTATATCCGCCAATATCACTGTGATGCAAGCCACATCCGATCATGCCCGATGATAATGCTGCAGGAATAACGGATGCTAGACCGTCATCCAGCGTCCAGTCCACACTTTGGTCACCGCCCCAGAGGAGGGTGCAATATTTTTGTACACCTGTATATCCAGCACGCATGAAATAAACAACTTCACCTAATTTTCCAGCTTCACTCACTGCCTCGTAGTTGATTTTCGCCCACATCGTTGGCCATGCATTATGCATGATTAGTGCATCCACACCATTTTTAAGGACGACATCTGTTGGCAGGTATTCACCGAAGTCTGCCATCCAGCCATCAATACCAAAGTCAATCATGTTTTCTTTAATGACTCCTTTATACCAAACACATGCCTCTTCATTTGTAAAATCAACAACGCCGCAATAAAACTCGCCAAAATCAACTAAATAGATGTCACCTTGCTCGTTTAATGCCAAGTACCCTTTTTCTTCCGCTTCCTTATATAAATAGCCTTCTATCGCTACATATGGATTGATATAGCCTAAAAAGCGAATTCCGTTTTCTTTCCATTCTGGAATCTTTTTATCAAGCTCAGGGTATTCATTTTCATTCCATTTCCAGTTCCACATTAAGCGTTTACCAAAGGAAGTGATACGCTTGCCTTGCCAGTCCTGACACCATACGCCGGCAACCTTCATGCCTCTATCCAATGCTCGTGAAACCTTTTCCTCCACAACCTCTGTTCCGCCTTGAATGCCTAAAATCACGCCATTGTATACCCATTCTGGAAGCTCAGGCTGTCTGCCAAACAAGTTCGTAATCTTTTCGACGAGGTCAATATACGTTTCTGCTGTCTCAAATAAGACATATTTTGGAACTTCCCAAATTTGCAGCTCATGAAAATTTGGATTCCGGAAGTCAAAATCAGCATAAGCCGTTGTCTCAACATGGCAATAATACTTTTTCGTTGATACAAAGGTCGGCTGCGGAAAGTTTGTATTGTAATAGTCGCCGCCAGCCTTATCCTTCACATCGGCTTGCCATGTCACATAGGTGTTTTTATTTCTTCCTACCCCCGGCTCAGACGTCCATAGCGGGAAATTTTTCCCTCTCATATTAAAATGAGAAAGCTGTTCACCACACCCATATACCTTTTCAGTTTGATCTGCTGCTACTCGCAGCCAGAAACGGTTGATCGCAGAATCAACTTGTGTATATTCAACTTTTAAACGGCTATCTTCTTCTTTAATTGTCAGAAGAAGCACGGCCTGCCCGCCTTCAGACTTCGCAAGTTCAACCATATATTCATTGTTCTTTTCTTCAACCCGCGCATATTTAAGCGGTGTGCGCTCCATCACATAATCCTTGATATCAAAGTTGCCGCGGTACATATCGATTGTTTCCTCACCTTGTCCAACAAATAGCATCGGTTGTTGGACCGTGTGACGAAGCAAAAGGACATGATTAAATGAGACTTCAAATCCATCTTCTAACGTTTTGACAGCTAGTCCTTTATTTACCTTCATTGTTTCTACCATTCTTTCACTTCTCCTATCTGTGCTTTTTCCGTCATCCAACCTAATAGATAAAGGCTAAGCCCATTTATTCATCTATCTATCGGCCTTAAGAGTTAACTAAAAGACCCATCAACTAACCGATTTATTTGTGATTCCACTCTGACTTGTTGATCCGCCCCAGAGTTTATCATATTTATAGCCTGTTAAGCTTTCACATACTTTTCTTGTTTCAGGTGTTACGTGCTCGGCCTTGCCGCCATTTTTCCTTCTCGCAATCTCTTCAAGCAGGATCTTATGATTTTTAGGACTGATCTTGAATCCTAATGTAGAGAGGATACCTAGTAAAATTAACACGGGAGGCACGATCATAAATAACTTTTGCAAACCTTGTAATGTAGCAAGCGATTGCTCAGCATTTGGTACATATCCAATCCCATTTAAGGCTAGTCCTACAAGGAAGATCGCCAATGCCTGAGAAGATTTTCGAATGAACGACATCAAGCCGGCATAAACCCCTTCTCTTCGCTTCATGGTGATCATTTCATCAACATCTGAGACGAATGGCAGAACGTTCCACGGAATCATGACTGCACCTGAATGTCCGCTTCCTAAGAAAAAGGCTGCAAGATAGATTAAAAAGATCGAACTGTCTTGTGTTAATAGACTGAATAACACGATACCAGCGCCCCAAATAAACATACTGAGATTATAAGTCAGCTTGTTCCCTAGTTTAATCGCTATATAGGTTACTAACGGAATGAACAATACCTGTGTAATTTGGACAAAACTTAACGTATCTGCATAAATACCTTCTCGAAGCATATAGTATGCGACAAAATAAAAGAACAAAGCATTGAATACATCCATGGCAACGTATGAGCCAAGATACATAGCCAAATAAACATTAAACGATTTATTTTTAAAAGCAGTTCCAAAATTCAAGAAAAGCTCTTTAAATTCTTGCAAGAATGGTTTCTTCACTCTTTTCTCAACCGTTCTTTCACTTTCCCAAGTCCCTTTATATACAAGGATCCATGGAATGGCAAATAATAGACCAAATACAATACCCATAACAAGGTACCCTTGTCCATCTGGGAAAGCGTCTACAATTCTTTTAGGAAAGAACGCACCTAAGAAGGAAGCACCTTGAGAGAATGCCATTCGGACTCCCGTCATTTTCGATCTCGTATTATAATCTGTTGTCATTTCAGCAGCTAACGTGTTGTAAGGAACCATAACCATTCCAAACGCGGTATTGAATAACAAATAAGCAAAAACAAAATACGCATACTTAAATGCATGAGTTCCCTCAATCGGTATCCACAGCATACTAAAACTTATCGCAACCGGAATAATCCCCAATAGGAAAAAGATCCGTCTTCTTCCGCGCTTTGTTGTAAGATTATCGGAAATATACCCAATTGTCGGATCCAGCAAAGCATCCCAAATTTTCCCTAACGCTACTATGGTTCCTGCTTCAATAGGTGATAGTCCAACAACATCGGTCAGGAAAACCATGAATAATGTTCCGATGATAAAGAAGGACCCGCCTCCAAATAAATCCCCAATTCCATATGCAAACATGTTCCTTTTACGAACTTTCCTTAATCCTTGTGTGTCTCGCATAGCAACTCTCCCCTTACTTTAATGTATGATTGTATCAGATTTATGAAAGACGATCCGCTTCCAAATAAAATCAGGAGATTTTCGTTTGGTCTACGATTCCTCTCAATCCCCTAGATGACCTAAACTCATGATGCGTTCGAAAGGAGTATCACACCTTACTAGAAAGGTAACATCCATATTAGAACAAATGAAT from Metabacillus sediminilitoris carries:
- a CDS encoding alpha-glucosidase, which codes for MVETMKVNKGLAVKTLEDGFEVSFNHVLLLRHTVQQPMLFVGQGEETIDMYRGNFDIKDYVMERTPLKYARVEEKNNEYMVELAKSEGGQAVLLLTIKEEDSRLKVEYTQVDSAINRFWLRVAADQTEKVYGCGEQLSHFNMRGKNFPLWTSEPGVGRNKNTYVTWQADVKDKAGGDYYNTNFPQPTFVSTKKYYCHVETTAYADFDFRNPNFHELQIWEVPKYVLFETAETYIDLVEKITNLFGRQPELPEWVYNGVILGIQGGTEVVEEKVSRALDRGMKVAGVWCQDWQGKRITSFGKRLMWNWKWNENEYPELDKKIPEWKENGIRFLGYINPYVAIEGYLYKEAEEKGYLALNEQGDIYLVDFGEFYCGVVDFTNEEACVWYKGVIKENMIDFGIDGWMADFGEYLPTDVVLKNGVDALIMHNAWPTMWAKINYEAVSEAGKLGEVVYFMRAGYTGVQKYCTLLWGGDQSVDWTLDDGLASVIPAALSSGMIGCGLHHSDIGGYTSLHGNKRSKELLMRWSEMGAFTPMMRTHEGNRPDDCFQFDGDEESLEHLARMSNIFVTLAPYTKAIVKENAKRGIPVQRPLFMHYEKDEKAYDIQYQYLYGKDLLVAPVHQESQTEWEVYLPEDEWIHVWSGQEYKGGSVTVQAPIGYPPVFYRKNSEWKELFLALSNI
- a CDS encoding MFS transporter, whose product is MRDTQGLRKVRKRNMFAYGIGDLFGGGSFFIIGTLFMVFLTDVVGLSPIEAGTIVALGKIWDALLDPTIGYISDNLTTKRGRRRIFFLLGIIPVAISFSMLWIPIEGTHAFKYAYFVFAYLLFNTAFGMVMVPYNTLAAEMTTDYNTRSKMTGVRMAFSQGASFLGAFFPKRIVDAFPDGQGYLVMGIVFGLLFAIPWILVYKGTWESERTVEKRVKKPFLQEFKELFLNFGTAFKNKSFNVYLAMYLGSYVAMDVFNALFFYFVAYYMLREGIYADTLSFVQITQVLFIPLVTYIAIKLGNKLTYNLSMFIWGAGIVLFSLLTQDSSIFLIYLAAFFLGSGHSGAVMIPWNVLPFVSDVDEMITMKRREGVYAGLMSFIRKSSQALAIFLVGLALNGIGYVPNAEQSLATLQGLQKLFMIVPPVLILLGILSTLGFKISPKNHKILLEEIARRKNGGKAEHVTPETRKVCESLTGYKYDKLWGGSTSQSGITNKSVS